From Cervus elaphus chromosome 25, mCerEla1.1, whole genome shotgun sequence, one genomic window encodes:
- the NKD2 gene encoding protein naked cuticle homolog 2 isoform X1, whose amino-acid sequence MGKIQSRHAAAAFKRRESPEGDSIVVSAYMGGRRGAEEAERRGCAEHGARDKQELPGGDPREGPFRDDQCPFEVVLPPEKAEAREGPGQLFCVDDGERAAGREGARGLGKRRLNVDAVQCDVSVEEDNHQEWTFTLYGFDNSGKATREDMSSLMHTIYEVVDASVHHCSGSSKTLRVKLTVSPEPSSKRKDGPPAAQGEGLGFRAPAAPRSDREPSRCRTEAELSEDPRVADRRLSAHVRRPNADPHPCSERGPYCVDENTERRNHYLDLAGIENYASKFGPGSPPTQARPEPPARASHPQGRSRSQESDVHAAHHRRCPGLAELALPAAELLPRALDLPPRPKGPERPFLRSPQGSGRPPGVPSGLRPGRSFSFHPPAPLPQAPPEAHPLPQPPPPPYVHRRCRQRAREGHSPLKAAPGPPAALEQELPPALLGEAFAGPAVQRHEHHHHHEHHHHHHHHHHPA is encoded by the exons ATGGGGAAAATCCAGTCCCGGCACG CCGCTGCAGCCTTCAAGCGAAGAGAGAGCCCGGAAG GGGACAGTATCGTGGTGTCTGCGTACATGGGCGGCCGCAGAGGCGCAGAGGAGGCGGAGCGGCGGGGCTGCGCGGAGCACGGAGCCAGGGACAAGCAG GAGCTGCCGGGCGGGGACCCCAGGGAAGGGCCTTTCCGCGATGACCAGTGTCCCTTCGAGG TGGTGCTGCCTCCTGAGAAGGCCGAGGCCCGCGAGGGGCCAGGACAGCTCTTCTGCGTGGATGATGGAGAGAGAGCGGCTGGCCGCGAGGGCGCCCGCGGGCTGGGCAAGCGGCGCCTGAACGTGGAC GCAGTCCAGTGTGACGTGTCGGTGGAGGAGGACAATCACCAGGAGTGGACGTTCACGCTCTATGGCTTCGACAACAGCGGGAAGGCCACCAGAGAG gacaTGTCTAGCCTGATGCACACCATCTATGAAGTCGTTGACGCTTCAGTCCACCACTGCTCGGGCAGCAGCAAGACTCTCCGTGTGAAGCTGACCGTCAGCCCCGAGCCGTCCAGCAAGAGGAAGGACGGGCCCCCTGCCGCCCAGGGTGAGGGCCTGGGCTTCCGGGCCCCAGCGGCTCCCCGCTCAG ACCGCGAGCCCAGTCGCTGCAGGACGGAGGCGGAGCTCAGTGAGGACCCCAGGGTGGCTGACAGGAGGCTATCCGCACACGTCCG GAGGCCCAACGCCGACCCCCACCCCTGCTCGGAGCGGGGTCCCTACTGCGTGGACGAAAACACGGAGCGGAGGAACCACTACCTGGACCTGGCCGGAATCGAGAACTACGCGTCCAAGTTCGGGCCAG GGTCCCCCCCGACGCAGGCCCGGCCGGAGCCCCCCGCCAGGGCCTCACACCCACAGGGCCGGTCCCGCTCACAGGAGTCAGACGTGCACGCCGCCCACCATCGCCGCTGCCCGGGGCTGGCCGAGCTCGCCCTGCCGGCCGCTGAGCTGCTGCCCCGGGCCCTGGACCTGCCGCCCCGGCCAAAGGGCCCCGAGCGGCCGTTCTTGAGGTCCCCCCAGGGCTCGGGCCGGCCCCCCGGCGTGCCCAGCGGGCTCAGGCCCGGGCGGTCCTTCAGCTTCCACCCGCCCGCCCCACTGCCGCAGGCACCCCCGGAGGCCCACCCCCTCCCgcagccgccgcccccgcccTACGTCCACCGGCGGTGCCGGCAGCGGGCGCGGGAGGGCCACTCGCCGCTGAAGGCCGCGCCGGGCCCGCCGGCGGCGCTGGAGCAGGAGCTGCCGCCCGCACTCCTGGGCGAGGCCTTCGCGGGGCCGGCGGTGCAGCGTCAcgagcaccaccaccaccacgagcaccaccatcaccatcaccaccaccaccacccggcCTAG
- the NKD2 gene encoding protein naked cuticle homolog 2 isoform X2 codes for MGKIQSRHAAAAFKRRESPEGDSIVVSAYMGGRRGAEEAERRGCAEHGARDKQELPGGDPREGPFRDDQCPFEVVLPPEKAEAREGPGQLFCVDDGERAAGREGARGLGKRRLNVDAVQCDVSVEEDNHQEWTFTLYGFDNSGKATREDMSSLMHTIYEVVDASVHHCSGSSKTLRVKLTVSPEPSSKRKDGPPAAQDREPSRCRTEAELSEDPRVADRRLSAHVRRPNADPHPCSERGPYCVDENTERRNHYLDLAGIENYASKFGPGSPPTQARPEPPARASHPQGRSRSQESDVHAAHHRRCPGLAELALPAAELLPRALDLPPRPKGPERPFLRSPQGSGRPPGVPSGLRPGRSFSFHPPAPLPQAPPEAHPLPQPPPPPYVHRRCRQRAREGHSPLKAAPGPPAALEQELPPALLGEAFAGPAVQRHEHHHHHEHHHHHHHHHHPA; via the exons ATGGGGAAAATCCAGTCCCGGCACG CCGCTGCAGCCTTCAAGCGAAGAGAGAGCCCGGAAG GGGACAGTATCGTGGTGTCTGCGTACATGGGCGGCCGCAGAGGCGCAGAGGAGGCGGAGCGGCGGGGCTGCGCGGAGCACGGAGCCAGGGACAAGCAG GAGCTGCCGGGCGGGGACCCCAGGGAAGGGCCTTTCCGCGATGACCAGTGTCCCTTCGAGG TGGTGCTGCCTCCTGAGAAGGCCGAGGCCCGCGAGGGGCCAGGACAGCTCTTCTGCGTGGATGATGGAGAGAGAGCGGCTGGCCGCGAGGGCGCCCGCGGGCTGGGCAAGCGGCGCCTGAACGTGGAC GCAGTCCAGTGTGACGTGTCGGTGGAGGAGGACAATCACCAGGAGTGGACGTTCACGCTCTATGGCTTCGACAACAGCGGGAAGGCCACCAGAGAG gacaTGTCTAGCCTGATGCACACCATCTATGAAGTCGTTGACGCTTCAGTCCACCACTGCTCGGGCAGCAGCAAGACTCTCCGTGTGAAGCTGACCGTCAGCCCCGAGCCGTCCAGCAAGAGGAAGGACGGGCCCCCTGCCGCCCAGG ACCGCGAGCCCAGTCGCTGCAGGACGGAGGCGGAGCTCAGTGAGGACCCCAGGGTGGCTGACAGGAGGCTATCCGCACACGTCCG GAGGCCCAACGCCGACCCCCACCCCTGCTCGGAGCGGGGTCCCTACTGCGTGGACGAAAACACGGAGCGGAGGAACCACTACCTGGACCTGGCCGGAATCGAGAACTACGCGTCCAAGTTCGGGCCAG GGTCCCCCCCGACGCAGGCCCGGCCGGAGCCCCCCGCCAGGGCCTCACACCCACAGGGCCGGTCCCGCTCACAGGAGTCAGACGTGCACGCCGCCCACCATCGCCGCTGCCCGGGGCTGGCCGAGCTCGCCCTGCCGGCCGCTGAGCTGCTGCCCCGGGCCCTGGACCTGCCGCCCCGGCCAAAGGGCCCCGAGCGGCCGTTCTTGAGGTCCCCCCAGGGCTCGGGCCGGCCCCCCGGCGTGCCCAGCGGGCTCAGGCCCGGGCGGTCCTTCAGCTTCCACCCGCCCGCCCCACTGCCGCAGGCACCCCCGGAGGCCCACCCCCTCCCgcagccgccgcccccgcccTACGTCCACCGGCGGTGCCGGCAGCGGGCGCGGGAGGGCCACTCGCCGCTGAAGGCCGCGCCGGGCCCGCCGGCGGCGCTGGAGCAGGAGCTGCCGCCCGCACTCCTGGGCGAGGCCTTCGCGGGGCCGGCGGTGCAGCGTCAcgagcaccaccaccaccacgagcaccaccatcaccatcaccaccaccaccacccggcCTAG